From Amycolatopsis sp. WQ 127309:
CAGCGCGGCGAGCGCCGCCGGGAACTCCCCCGCGGCCTGGTCGGTCACCGGCCCGAAGACGTTGAGGACGGCGTCCTCGCTCGCCAGCCGGAAGAGCTCGGCGGGCCCGCCCCCGGGCAGCCGCGCCCCGGTGAGCGGGAGCCCGAAGTACACCCGCCAGGCCTGCAGTCCCGCCATCGGCAGCGCCGCCGCCAGCGCGCGCTCGCTCGCGGGCGGCTCCATCAGGTGCCAGCCGGCCAGCAGCGCCGCCGGCGCGGCCGGATCCGCCGGCGGCAACGCCACGAACGGCACCCCCGCCGCGACCCCTTCGACGACTTCGAGCTCCGCGATCCGCATCTGTTCTCCCTTGTTCTCCGGTCTGCGACCAGCGAACCGCGCAGCGGCGGGGGCGTCCAACAGCCGTTTCGACGCCGTCGACAACCGGTGGTTGTGACCGGAGTTCCCGGGCGGGAAGCCTTTCGGGCAGACCTGGGACGGGGGTGGTGCGCCGGGCCGGGCGAACCGGACGTAAGGTGCATCCCGGCGACAGCGCCCGGTCCGTGCGGGGGAACAGCGGATCGCCTGGGAAACCGGCCACGCACCGTCCCGGGAAATGGGCGACGACATACGGCGGAAACACGGCCGTCATCCATTCGTCCGGTGGACGTGGATAGTCGACTTCTCTGCGTGACCAGCACGACCTTGAAGCGAAACGTTGTTCGGCTTTTCGTGCAATTCGTGTCGGTTGCGATCGTCACGATGTGGACACAGAGTAGTGAGGCCGCCTGTGCACATGACGGGCGAGAGGGATATCTTCCTGCCCTAACCTAGCCCCTGTGTCGGGGGCAACGCCTACCGGCGGTGGTTGGTCATGGGAGGTAGTCGGTGTCAGGAGTGCGTTTTGGACGGGTCCTCGCCCTCGCGGCGGCGACGTCGCTTGCGCTGGCGGGCTGTGCCGGCGGCAGCAGCTCGTCGGGCAGCGGTGACGGCAGCACGCTGAAGATCGGGTTCATGGGCGACCTGACCGGGGAGAACTCCGGGATCGTGATCCCGCCCAACAACGGCGCCAAGCTCGCGATCGACGAGTACAACGCCACGAATCCTTCGGTGAAGCTCGAGCTGAAGAACTACGACAGCCAGGGCAAGCCGGAGCAGGCCACCTCGCTGGTGCAGACCGCGATCGGCACGGACAAGATCACCGCGCTGATCGGCCCGGCCTTCTCCGGTGAGTCGAAGGCCGTCGGCGGCGTCCTCGAGCAGGGCAAGGTCCCGAGCGTGTCGCCGTCGGCGACCAACCCGGGTCTGGCCGCGAACGGCTGGAAGTACTGGCACCGCGTCGTCGCGAACGACAACGACCAGGGTCCCGGCATCGCGAACTTCCTCATCACGGCGAAGTCGCCGAAGAACGCGTACGTCCTCTCGGACGACCAGGAGTACAGCGTCGGCCTGGCCGACGCGTTCGAGAAGACCTTCAAGGACAAGGGCATCACGACCGAGCGCGACAAGTTCGCCAAGGACGCGTCGGACTACTCCTCGACCGTCCAGAAGGTCAAGGCGGCCAACCCGGACGTCATCACCTACGGCGGTTACTACGCCCAGGCCGGCCGGCTGCTCAAGCAGCTCCGCGACGGCGGCGTGAAGGCCGTCTTCGCCACCGGTGACGGTTCGCTCGACCCGCAGCTGGTCTCGGGCGCGGGTGCCGCGGCCGCCGAAGGCGCCGTCGTCGGCTGCCCCTGCAACATCCCCGACGCGGGTGCCCCGGGCAACGAGTTCGCCACCAAGTACAAGGCGAAGTTCAACGTCGACCCGGCGATCTACGCGACCGAGGGCTACGACGCCGCGACCGCCATCATCAACGCGGTCAAGGCGGGCAACACCACCGGCGAGAAGATC
This genomic window contains:
- a CDS encoding branched-chain amino acid ABC transporter substrate-binding protein, with translation MRFGRVLALAAATSLALAGCAGGSSSSGSGDGSTLKIGFMGDLTGENSGIVIPPNNGAKLAIDEYNATNPSVKLELKNYDSQGKPEQATSLVQTAIGTDKITALIGPAFSGESKAVGGVLEQGKVPSVSPSATNPGLAANGWKYWHRVVANDNDQGPGIANFLITAKSPKNAYVLSDDQEYSVGLADAFEKTFKDKGITTERDKFAKDASDYSSTVQKVKAANPDVITYGGYYAQAGRLLKQLRDGGVKAVFATGDGSLDPQLVSGAGAAAAEGAVVGCPCNIPDAGAPGNEFATKYKAKFNVDPAIYATEGYDAATAIINAVKAGNTTGEKINDFLKTEDFKGASKQIKFKDNGEPQTNAIYVYQVVGGVIKNLGASTEAKITG